The Microbacterium limosum sequence TCGGGGGATTCTCCGCCGAGGCGCTGCGGTTCCGCGTCGAGGACACCGGCGCGAAGCTGCTGGTGACCACCGACGGCCAGTACCGCCGCGGTGCCGCCGTGGAGGTCAAGTCCGCCGCCGACGAGGCGGTCGAGGGGCTCGCTCACGTCGAGCACGTCCTCGTGGTGCGCCGCACCGGCCAGGACGTGCCCTGGCGGGGCGGGCGCGACGTGTGGTGGCACGACGTCGTAGACACGGCATCCGACGTGCACGAGCCGCAGGCCTTCGACGCCGAGCATCCCCTGTTCATCATCTACACCTCGGGCACGACCGGCAGGCCGAAGGGGCTCGTCCACACCGGTGGCGGGTACCTCGCCCATGCGAGCTGGGCCCACTGGGCGCACTTCGACGCCAAGCCGGACGACGTCCACTGGTGCACCGCCGACCTGGCGTGGGTCACGGCGCACACCTACGAGATCTACGGCCCGCTCTCCAACGGCCTGACGCAGGTCATCTACGAGGGCACCCCCGACACCCCGCACCGGGAGCGGCACCTCGAGATCATCGAGCGCTACGGCGTGACCGTGTACTACACGGCGCCGACCCTCATCCGCACCTTCATGACGTGGTTCGGCGACACCCTGCCGGCCGGCCACGACCTCTCGTCGCTGCGCCTTCTCGGCACGGTCGGCGAGGCGATCAACCCCGCCGCGTGGGTCTGGTTCCGGGATGCGTTCGGGCGTGGCGAGCTGCCCGTCGTGGACACCTGGTGGCAGTCCGAGACCGGTGCGGCGATGATCGCGCCGCTGCCCGGCGCGACGACCCTGAAGCCGGGCTCCGCCTCCGTGCCGCTCCCCGGCATCGACGCGGCCGTCGTCGACGAAGAGGGGCGGGAGGTCGCGCCGGGACGCTCGGGGACCCTCGTCGTGCGGCGGCCCTGGCCCGGGATGGCGCGCACCGTGTGGGGCGACCCGCGGCGGTATCGCGACTCGTACTGGGCCCAGTACGCCGGGCGCGGCGAGCACGGCGGCTTCTACGTCGCCGGCGATGGCGCGACGGTGGATGCCGACGGCTACGTCTGGATCCTCGGCCGACTCGACGACGTGCTGAACGTGTCGGGACACCGGATGTCGACGATCGAGATCGAATCCGCCCTCGTGGCGCATCCGTCGGTGGGGGAGGCCGGGGTGGCGGCGGTCGACGACCCCGTCACGGGTCACGCCGTGGCCGCCTTCGTGGTGGCCTCCGGCGCGGGCGACGTCGCTCCCGACGCGCTGCGCGCGCACGTCGCGCACGAGATCGGACCGATCGCGAAGCCCCGGCACCTCGTCGTCGTGCCCGAGCTGCCGAAGACCCGTTCGGGAAAGATCCTGCGCCGACTCCTCGCACAATTGTGGGAGGCTGAACGGGATCGCCGCGCCGGTCGCGACCCGCACCCTCTGGGCGACACCACCTCCCTCCAGAACCCCTGGGCGGTCGAGCAGATCGCCGCCGTCCTCGCCGACGCCTGAGCGACGCGCACCCCATCAGAGAGAAGACATGAGCGAAGACCACCGGTTCGGGTTCCGCACCCGCGCCCTGCACGCGGGCGGCACGCCCGACGCCGCCACGGGTGCCCGCGCGGTGCCGATCTATCAGACCTCGTCGTTCGTCTTCGACGACGCCGCGGATGCCGCGAACCTCTTCGCGCTGCAGAAGTACGGCAACATCTACTCGCGCATCGGCAATCCCACCGTCGCCGCGCTCGAGGAGCGTCTGGCCTCGCTCGAGGGCGGCATCGGAGCCGTCGCGACGGCATCCGGGATGAGCGCGGAGTTCATCACGTTCGCGGCCCTCACGGGCGCGGGCGACCACGTCGTGGCCTCGGCGCAGCTCTACGGCGGCACGGTGACGCAGCTGGACGTGACGCTGCGGCGCTTCGGCGTCGACACGACGTTCGTCGCATCGAGCGACCCGGCCGACTACGCCGCCGCGATCCGGCCGGAGACGAAGGTGCTCTACGTCGAGACGATCGGCAACCCCTCCGGCGAGATCGCCGATATCGAGGGGCTCGCCGAGGTGGCACACGCCGCCGGCATCCCGCTCGTGGTGGACTCGACGCTCGCGACGCCCTACCTGGCGCGTCCGCTCGAGCACGGCGCCGACATCGTCATCCACTCGGTGACGAAGTTCCTCGGCGGTCACGGGACGACCCTCGGCGGCGTCGTGGTGGAGAAGGGCACGTTCGACTGGGGCAACGGCAGGTTCCCCCAGATGACCGAGCCCGTCGCGTCGTACGGCGGCATCAGCTGGTGGGACAACTTCGGCGAGTACGGGTTCCTCACCAAGCTGCGCTCCGAGCAGCTGCGCGACATCGGGCCCGCCCTGGCCCCCCACTCCGCCTTCCTGCTGCTGCAGGGCGTGGAGACCCTTCCGCAGCGGATCGACGCGCACCTCGCGAACGCCCGCATCGTCGCCGAATGGCTGGACTCGGACCCCCGCGTCTCGTTCGTCACGTGGGCGGGCCTGCCCGCACACCCGCACCGCGCCCGCGCCGAGAAGTACCTGCCGCTCGGTCCCGGCTCCGTCTTCGCGTTCGGGGTGCGCCCGACGGGCGACTTCGACGCCGAGGAGCAGAGGCTCGCGGCCGCCCGGCGCACCGGCGAGGCGCTCATCGACTCGCTCCGCCTCGCCTCGCACCTCGCGAACATCGGGGACGCCCGCACCCTCGTCATCCACCCGGCCTCGACGACGCACCAGCAGCTGAGTGCGGCGCAGCTCGTGACCGCGGGGGTGCCGGCGGATCTCATCCGCATCTCGGTGGGCCTCGAGGACGCCGAGGACATCCTGTGGGACCTCGACCAGGCTCTCACCGCAGCGACAGGAGTGACGCGTTGAGCGCATCGTGCGAACTTCCCCCGCAGCCCGTCGTCGCGTGCGCCCTTCCGGGCGCGGCGGCCCCGGCTTCGTCGGAGCGGACCTGGCGGGCGCCCGGCGCCCAGGAGCGGTACGAGATCCTCCGGCGCGCGAAGTCCGTCGCGATCGTCGGCGCCTCCGAGAACGCCGCGCGCGCGAGCTTCTTCGTCGCGACGTACCTGCTCGGCTCGTCGCCGTACGACGTCTACTTCGTCAATCCGCGGGCGAAGAGCATCCTCGGCCGGCCCGTCTACGCGTCGCTCGCGGACCTCCCCGTCGTGCCCGACATCGTCGACGTCTTCCGTCGGCACGACGACCTGCCCGGGGTCGCCCGCGAGGCCGTCGATGCGG is a genomic window containing:
- a CDS encoding O-acetylhomoserine aminocarboxypropyltransferase/cysteine synthase family protein, which encodes MSEDHRFGFRTRALHAGGTPDAATGARAVPIYQTSSFVFDDAADAANLFALQKYGNIYSRIGNPTVAALEERLASLEGGIGAVATASGMSAEFITFAALTGAGDHVVASAQLYGGTVTQLDVTLRRFGVDTTFVASSDPADYAAAIRPETKVLYVETIGNPSGEIADIEGLAEVAHAAGIPLVVDSTLATPYLARPLEHGADIVIHSVTKFLGGHGTTLGGVVVEKGTFDWGNGRFPQMTEPVASYGGISWWDNFGEYGFLTKLRSEQLRDIGPALAPHSAFLLLQGVETLPQRIDAHLANARIVAEWLDSDPRVSFVTWAGLPAHPHRARAEKYLPLGPGSVFAFGVRPTGDFDAEEQRLAAARRTGEALIDSLRLASHLANIGDARTLVIHPASTTHQQLSAAQLVTAGVPADLIRISVGLEDAEDILWDLDQALTAATGVTR
- a CDS encoding CoA-binding protein, coding for MSASCELPPQPVVACALPGAAAPASSERTWRAPGAQERYEILRRAKSVAIVGASENAARASFFVATYLLGSSPYDVYFVNPRAKSILGRPVYASLADLPVVPDIVDVFRRHDDLPGVAREAVDAGASALWLQLGSWNEDAAAVAEEAGLAVVMDRCIKIEHARFHGGLHLAGFDTGVISSRRQLLSR
- the acs gene encoding acetate--CoA ligase codes for the protein MSDAVTGSAAPTEEARLVETRAYPPSEGFAAQANVGADAYADAAADPIAFWEDAARRLDWATPWDAPHEWEPPVRGDDGELSVPAARWFVGGRLNVAYNCVDRHVEAGRGQKVALHFEGEPGDRTSVTYADLQRRVARAANGLIALGIQPGDRVVVYLPVLVETVVIALACARIGAVHSLVFGGFSAEALRFRVEDTGAKLLVTTDGQYRRGAAVEVKSAADEAVEGLAHVEHVLVVRRTGQDVPWRGGRDVWWHDVVDTASDVHEPQAFDAEHPLFIIYTSGTTGRPKGLVHTGGGYLAHASWAHWAHFDAKPDDVHWCTADLAWVTAHTYEIYGPLSNGLTQVIYEGTPDTPHRERHLEIIERYGVTVYYTAPTLIRTFMTWFGDTLPAGHDLSSLRLLGTVGEAINPAAWVWFRDAFGRGELPVVDTWWQSETGAAMIAPLPGATTLKPGSASVPLPGIDAAVVDEEGREVAPGRSGTLVVRRPWPGMARTVWGDPRRYRDSYWAQYAGRGEHGGFYVAGDGATVDADGYVWILGRLDDVLNVSGHRMSTIEIESALVAHPSVGEAGVAAVDDPVTGHAVAAFVVASGAGDVAPDALRAHVAHEIGPIAKPRHLVVVPELPKTRSGKILRRLLAQLWEAERDRRAGRDPHPLGDTTSLQNPWAVEQIAAVLADA